A stretch of the Leptospira kirschneri serovar Cynopteri str. 3522 CT genome encodes the following:
- a CDS encoding YceI family protein, producing the protein MKHFNQFFLSFLIFFTSQSYASEILKKEITFLAIHPMKEVHGVCKEIQIDSPQIQTNGTVYKLNSPFGIKIPILKIHSGDENRDSHIMEILGYPDIPEIIVVVESADSVGETYLIRGKLTIHGITRDFQSSGKVEPKGVGQIRIFGKVNIQFSDFSLEKPSLLFIKAKEEIEIGYDFLIKI; encoded by the coding sequence ATGAAACATTTTAACCAATTCTTTTTGTCGTTTTTGATTTTTTTTACATCTCAAAGTTATGCGTCTGAGATCCTTAAAAAAGAAATCACTTTTCTGGCGATCCATCCTATGAAAGAAGTTCACGGGGTTTGTAAGGAGATACAAATCGATTCTCCTCAAATTCAAACAAACGGAACCGTTTATAAATTGAATTCTCCTTTTGGAATTAAAATTCCGATTTTGAAAATTCATTCGGGGGATGAAAACAGAGATTCTCATATCATGGAAATTTTAGGTTATCCTGATATTCCGGAAATTATAGTCGTAGTGGAATCCGCCGACTCCGTAGGTGAAACGTATTTGATTCGTGGTAAACTTACGATTCACGGAATTACTCGCGACTTTCAATCTTCTGGAAAAGTTGAGCCAAAGGGAGTGGGGCAGATCCGTATATTTGGAAAAGTAAATATTCAATTTTCCGATTTTAGTCTAGAAAAACCGTCTCTTTTATTTATAAAGGCAAAGGAAGAAATTGAAATCGGATATGACTTTTTGATTAAGATATAA
- a CDS encoding TerB family tellurite resistance protein, whose translation MENLSSLASKVLPGHEFYEKFREEMNPEQEIFHLKMNYTKVLVSIWSYSCMADGIFHQKEGSLVGQMVKALFEEGCIFFDHQSEKTSIIGELSEVFENPLPVKTVRNFSEGNPIMAAGFYEDACVIVSMDGALTKKEREFLDDLAKELEISSMDKKNIENRILEKKK comes from the coding sequence ATGGAGAATCTTTCATCTCTTGCAAGTAAAGTTCTGCCGGGGCATGAATTCTATGAGAAGTTCAGAGAAGAAATGAACCCTGAGCAGGAGATATTCCATTTAAAGATGAACTATACAAAGGTTCTAGTCAGCATCTGGTCTTATTCCTGTATGGCCGACGGAATCTTTCATCAAAAAGAAGGAAGTCTTGTCGGACAGATGGTAAAAGCACTTTTCGAGGAAGGTTGTATCTTCTTTGATCATCAAAGCGAAAAAACTTCTATCATCGGAGAGTTGTCGGAAGTGTTTGAAAATCCTCTTCCAGTAAAAACGGTCCGTAATTTTTCGGAAGGAAATCCGATTATGGCGGCCGGTTTTTATGAAGACGCGTGTGTAATCGTTTCTATGGATGGGGCTCTTACTAAGAAGGAAAGAGAATTTTTAGACGACCTTGCAAAGGAACTCGAGATTTCTTCTATGGATAAGAAGAATATCGAAAATAGAATTCTTGAGAAAAAGAAGTAA
- a CDS encoding polyhydroxyalkanoate synthesis regulator DNA-binding domain-containing protein, with translation MKLLKRYANRRLYDPETSKTITLEDVAEMIIKGEEIRVIDNMSGSDITPKILGQTFLKVSLGQRNEEFSNFMLSSLIRETGKDISSLFGRLVLGGIGANYLTRDRLEKILQSMIALGELKLETATEYRDDLLTRLANRASENKLRIQEDLKKIGKELEESTETDLPLEDLSEKIRKIAKSVKSVKEKDG, from the coding sequence ATGAAACTTCTAAAACGATACGCGAATCGAAGACTCTACGATCCTGAGACGAGTAAAACAATCACTCTCGAAGACGTAGCGGAGATGATTATCAAAGGAGAAGAAATTCGCGTGATCGACAATATGTCCGGCTCCGATATTACTCCTAAAATTTTAGGGCAAACTTTTTTAAAAGTTTCTCTCGGCCAAAGAAACGAAGAATTTTCAAATTTTATGCTTTCTTCTTTAATCCGCGAGACCGGAAAAGACATAAGTTCTTTGTTCGGCAGATTGGTGTTAGGTGGAATTGGAGCCAATTATCTGACTCGAGATCGTCTGGAAAAAATTCTACAATCCATGATCGCATTAGGCGAACTCAAACTCGAGACCGCCACCGAATACAGAGACGATCTATTAACTCGTTTAGCAAACAGAGCATCCGAAAACAAACTTAGGATTCAAGAAGACCTTAAAAAAATCGGTAAAGAACTGGAAGAGTCAACAGAAACCGATCTACCCTTGGAAGATTTATCCGAAAAAATCCGCAAAATCGCAAAAAGCGTAAAAAGCGTAAAAGAAAAGGATGGCTGA
- a CDS encoding NAD-dependent epimerase/dehydratase family protein, with product MKIFITGASGFVGEAATRILSKKHTILAMSRSEKTDLVVSKAGGKPVRCELNSVDPSFLQGIDVVIHSAAYVEQWGPFQDFWKVNVEGTAQLLEASRQAGVKRFIFIGTEAALFYGQPMIDIDESYPYPKNSPFPYSKTKAEAEKLVLKSNSSEMQTLSIRPRLIWGPGDKTVLPILLKMIAEGKFSWIDDGKALTSTTHIYNLVHAIELALTKGQGGRAYFVTDDEIFNFRNFLESLLTTQKVTAPNRSIPGWLARFLARIVEAVWKLFGIKNEPPLTRFSASIMSRDCTIKIDNAKKDLGYSPLLTVSQGLEEMPILRS from the coding sequence ATGAAAATTTTTATAACAGGGGCGTCCGGTTTTGTAGGAGAGGCAGCAACCCGGATTTTATCAAAAAAACATACCATATTAGCGATGTCTCGATCCGAAAAAACGGATTTAGTAGTATCCAAAGCGGGGGGAAAACCGGTTCGATGCGAACTCAATTCGGTGGATCCCAGTTTCTTACAAGGAATCGACGTAGTTATTCACAGTGCGGCTTATGTGGAACAATGGGGGCCTTTCCAAGATTTTTGGAAAGTAAACGTGGAAGGAACTGCTCAACTTTTAGAGGCATCCCGACAAGCAGGTGTTAAACGATTTATTTTTATCGGAACCGAAGCGGCGCTTTTTTACGGACAACCGATGATCGATATAGACGAATCTTATCCTTATCCGAAAAATTCCCCTTTTCCTTATTCTAAAACCAAAGCCGAAGCAGAAAAATTAGTACTAAAGTCCAATTCTTCTGAGATGCAGACGCTTTCAATTCGTCCTCGTTTGATTTGGGGGCCGGGAGATAAAACGGTTCTACCAATTCTTTTAAAAATGATTGCGGAAGGAAAATTTTCTTGGATCGACGACGGAAAGGCTCTCACCAGTACAACTCATATTTATAATTTAGTACATGCCATCGAACTGGCTCTTACCAAAGGCCAAGGAGGAAGGGCGTATTTCGTAACGGACGATGAAATATTCAACTTTCGTAATTTTCTAGAATCTCTACTGACAACTCAAAAAGTAACGGCGCCAAATCGTTCAATTCCGGGATGGCTCGCACGTTTTTTAGCGAGAATTGTCGAAGCGGTTTGGAAATTATTCGGGATTAAAAATGAACCTCCTTTGACCCGTTTTAGCGCTAGTATCATGTCCAGAGATTGTACGATTAAAATAGATAACGCTAAAAAAGACTTAGGTTATTCTCCCTTATTGACGGTTAGTCAAGGGCTCGAAGAGATGCCGATTCTAAGGTCATGA
- a CDS encoding HEAT repeat domain-containing protein — translation MFKNISISIILFSISILPLFSSDKAIEYADRAYFEQIRKLESGSYEEKVDAADYLKFVNNKLAVRPLINALRGNPKIPKSLENHPYLKFTVAQALAVIDHVDAIKPTIEEYKKLEPTIQEKDEPYFTSREDYTMVIAAGEILRTIGSYPYMKESEEVLVNALGHTNYYIRASAADGLKYMNRKETVNFLVSTLEKEKNEFTKAALLNAIVNIMKVADKSFYSLCDMLKSENPSVRYRTSMALGEVDLKAAEFYLRQALLVEDKQNVRDQIRKDLASVLGFKLPTISVIFAE, via the coding sequence ATGTTTAAGAATATTTCGATCTCTATCATTTTGTTTTCTATTAGTATTTTGCCTTTATTCTCCTCCGATAAGGCGATAGAATATGCAGATAGAGCCTATTTCGAGCAAATCCGTAAACTTGAATCCGGTTCTTACGAAGAAAAAGTAGACGCAGCCGATTATCTCAAATTCGTAAATAACAAACTCGCGGTCCGGCCTTTGATCAACGCACTTCGCGGAAATCCTAAAATTCCTAAGTCTCTCGAAAATCATCCTTATCTCAAATTTACCGTCGCACAGGCACTCGCAGTAATCGATCACGTGGATGCGATCAAACCAACTATAGAAGAATATAAAAAATTGGAACCCACCATCCAAGAAAAGGATGAACCTTACTTCACTTCAAGAGAAGATTATACGATGGTAATTGCCGCTGGTGAAATTTTAAGAACAATCGGAAGTTATCCTTATATGAAAGAATCCGAAGAAGTTTTGGTGAACGCATTAGGTCATACAAACTATTATATCCGTGCCTCCGCCGCGGACGGATTGAAGTACATGAATCGAAAGGAAACAGTAAACTTCTTAGTTTCCACTTTAGAAAAAGAAAAGAACGAATTTACCAAAGCTGCACTTTTAAACGCGATTGTTAATATTATGAAAGTCGCTGATAAAAGTTTTTATAGTCTCTGCGATATGTTGAAAAGCGAGAATCCTTCGGTTCGTTATCGTACTTCGATGGCTTTAGGAGAAGTGGATTTAAAAGCTGCAGAATTTTATCTTCGTCAAGCCCTTTTGGTAGAGGATAAACAAAACGTCAGAGATCAGATCCGTAAAGATTTGGCGTCCGTTTTAGGTTTTAAACTACCTACAATTTCCGTAATCTTTGCGGAATAG
- a CDS encoding DUF1569 domain-containing protein: protein MQKLNRKEFLSSSLKFFVFIGAGTSVTGCNSEPKGVVNKNLSFVSLSQVLNQLEIFKKLNSIQGYGTWDAGKVFLHCAQSIEYSIQGYPENKSKLFQNTIGRLVFLKFAFSQKMSHDLEAPIPGATEIRIDTSWKESISILQETILKFQSYEGGLKPHFAYGTLTKEEYDLAHSIHIANHFSFLTFQS, encoded by the coding sequence ATGCAAAAGTTAAATAGAAAAGAATTTTTAAGTTCTTCCTTAAAGTTTTTCGTTTTCATTGGTGCGGGAACGAGTGTTACTGGGTGCAATTCCGAACCTAAGGGAGTTGTTAACAAAAACCTGTCCTTTGTTTCTCTCTCTCAAGTGTTAAATCAACTTGAAATATTCAAAAAGTTGAATTCGATTCAGGGATATGGAACCTGGGACGCTGGAAAAGTATTTCTTCACTGTGCACAATCGATCGAATATTCAATCCAAGGTTATCCGGAAAATAAAAGCAAACTTTTTCAGAATACGATTGGAAGGCTCGTTTTCTTAAAGTTCGCGTTTTCTCAAAAAATGTCCCATGATTTAGAAGCTCCAATTCCAGGAGCTACGGAAATTCGAATCGATACTTCTTGGAAAGAAAGTATTTCAATTTTACAGGAAACGATTCTTAAGTTTCAGTCTTACGAAGGAGGATTAAAACCTCATTTTGCATATGGAACGTTGACCAAAGAGGAATATGATTTGGCTCACTCGATTCATATTGCTAATCATTTTAGTTTTTTGACTTTTCAATCTTAA
- a CDS encoding bifunctional uridylyltransferase/uridylyl-removing protein GlnD: MPLQLDITYSFQRLLEKSKNVDGRLVSRQLTHIVDSFILSKFESSKIGLKSGDELSIIAMGGYGRMEMAPHSDIDLLYLHNGIKEERLETIISKINTYLYDSGKEVGHSCRTIKECFRYLDDMSTYHAFLDARFLAGSKSLFEKFKTNFLEKLPIKLTKRYNEIKEEILTSRFLNEERPILLSEPNLKTDLCGLRDIQYMFWMEKPFRNLPSLSGLSILPAFQRGEIQLLQEAYDFILRVRIAMHTITSRKTDRLDLNLQQEVAEYLGYGKKEELSSVEKFMHVLYRHQKNIYFIIRTYLDSILEKRRSSKGESFSYEDLNFFKIGDTVFPPTIGTLFTNPHTVYRDVMRSFRMIQEKNLQVSGTLLNEFRFASNFLDDDFKYSSEVNEEFLKILRTPSQRGRILKLMHESGVLGAILPEFGACTNFPLFSYHHEYTVDEHTLLILHELDLLDRGEFQDEEVQKAYNECSKIELLALAILLHDAGKVKEGDHSEYGAELVVSLGDRLGLDEEDTDLCRFLVEKHTVMSELSSKRDIGDPKLILDFARIVGSRERLRKLYILTVIDTKSVGTGVLTNWKSAILNTLYQNTIPYLAGDSKDNFEQTGPTREIQLENLKNYLIDKENLNKEISKSIVEFADQVIPPSYLNTVSNRKILRNFKSIGILAQNPVLRTIFETEQDPAFVTIDVVTSNQPEILLDLSCTISSEGLSLLGMKSYTLGEYWITTVQLTDSTGGGNIPQSKLDRVENKLKSISSGNLKRESIAFQRTDWNPRKPAPESIVNRSVQFYNEDLPDVTIMEVRMPDVVGLVYRILQIILYLDLKVCYLRVSTSADYAYDSFYLQTSNGCKLEDQNLLLKLKEKILTIQLGEQILEEVSVI; this comes from the coding sequence ATGCCTTTACAATTAGATATAACCTACAGTTTTCAAAGACTCTTAGAAAAAAGTAAGAACGTAGACGGGCGACTCGTTTCGAGACAACTTACACATATCGTGGATTCTTTTATACTTTCCAAATTTGAAAGTTCAAAAATCGGATTAAAGTCCGGAGACGAACTCTCTATCATTGCAATGGGCGGATATGGAAGAATGGAAATGGCACCTCATTCCGACATTGACCTTTTGTATCTACATAACGGAATCAAAGAGGAAAGATTAGAAACGATCATTTCCAAGATCAACACTTATCTATACGATTCCGGAAAAGAAGTCGGACATTCTTGTAGAACGATCAAAGAATGTTTTCGCTACCTAGATGATATGTCCACTTATCACGCTTTTTTAGATGCTCGTTTTCTTGCCGGATCAAAATCTCTATTCGAAAAGTTTAAAACGAATTTTCTGGAAAAACTTCCGATAAAATTAACAAAACGTTATAATGAAATCAAGGAAGAGATTTTAACATCTCGGTTTCTCAACGAAGAACGTCCGATTTTGTTAAGCGAACCAAATCTAAAAACGGATCTTTGCGGACTTCGAGACATACAATATATGTTCTGGATGGAAAAACCGTTCCGCAATCTTCCGTCCTTAAGCGGATTATCCATACTTCCCGCCTTTCAAAGAGGAGAAATTCAACTGCTACAGGAAGCTTACGATTTTATTCTACGCGTAAGAATCGCAATGCACACGATCACTTCCAGGAAAACGGATCGATTGGATCTAAACCTTCAACAGGAAGTTGCGGAGTATTTAGGTTACGGCAAAAAAGAAGAACTCTCTTCCGTTGAAAAATTTATGCACGTATTATATCGTCATCAAAAAAATATCTACTTTATTATCCGTACTTACTTAGATTCCATTCTCGAAAAAAGAAGAAGTTCAAAAGGAGAAAGTTTTTCCTACGAAGATCTTAATTTTTTTAAAATAGGAGATACCGTTTTTCCTCCTACAATCGGAACGTTATTTACAAATCCACATACGGTTTACAGAGACGTTATGCGTTCTTTTAGAATGATTCAGGAAAAGAATCTACAAGTTTCCGGAACTTTATTAAACGAATTTAGGTTCGCGTCAAATTTTTTGGACGACGATTTTAAGTATTCATCCGAAGTGAATGAGGAATTTTTAAAAATTCTGAGAACTCCTTCTCAAAGAGGAAGAATTTTGAAGTTAATGCACGAATCCGGAGTTTTAGGAGCGATTTTACCCGAATTCGGCGCTTGCACCAACTTTCCACTGTTCAGTTATCACCACGAATACACGGTAGACGAACATACATTATTGATTTTGCATGAACTTGATCTTTTAGATCGAGGAGAATTTCAAGACGAGGAAGTTCAAAAAGCCTACAACGAGTGTTCCAAAATCGAACTTCTGGCGCTTGCAATTTTATTACACGACGCTGGCAAAGTAAAAGAAGGGGACCATTCCGAATACGGAGCGGAACTAGTTGTATCTTTAGGAGACAGATTAGGACTTGATGAAGAAGATACGGACTTGTGTCGTTTTTTAGTTGAAAAACATACCGTCATGTCGGAGTTGAGTTCTAAAAGGGATATAGGCGATCCGAAATTGATCCTTGACTTTGCAAGAATTGTAGGAAGCAGAGAAAGATTAAGAAAACTTTATATTCTGACCGTAATAGATACTAAGTCCGTCGGGACTGGAGTACTTACCAATTGGAAAAGTGCAATATTAAACACACTCTATCAAAATACAATTCCCTATCTTGCAGGAGACTCCAAAGATAACTTCGAACAAACGGGACCTACTCGAGAGATTCAATTAGAAAATCTAAAAAATTATCTAATCGACAAAGAAAATTTAAACAAAGAAATTTCTAAATCCATCGTAGAGTTCGCCGACCAAGTTATTCCACCCTCTTATCTAAACACGGTATCTAATCGCAAAATATTAAGAAATTTTAAATCGATCGGAATACTCGCACAAAACCCCGTTCTTAGAACAATCTTTGAAACGGAACAAGATCCGGCGTTTGTTACCATTGACGTAGTTACGTCAAATCAACCGGAAATTCTTTTGGATCTATCCTGCACCATTTCTTCCGAAGGACTCAGTCTTTTAGGAATGAAAAGTTATACTCTTGGAGAATATTGGATCACGACGGTTCAATTGACCGATTCAACCGGAGGAGGAAATATCCCACAAAGTAAACTGGATCGAGTCGAAAACAAACTCAAATCCATATCGTCCGGAAATTTAAAACGTGAAAGTATCGCGTTCCAGAGAACGGATTGGAATCCTAGAAAACCTGCACCAGAAAGTATCGTCAATCGTTCCGTTCAATTTTATAACGAGGACCTTCCAGACGTAACAATTATGGAAGTTAGAATGCCGGATGTTGTGGGTCTGGTTTATAGAATCCTTCAAATCATTCTTTATTTAGATCTTAAGGTTTGTTACTTGAGAGTTTCTACGAGTGCCGATTACGCGTATGATTCTTTTTATCTTCAAACGTCTAACGGTTGTAAGCTGGAAGATCAGAACTTACTTTTGAAATTAAAAGAAAAAATTCTTACTATCCAGCTAGGAGAACAAATTTTAGAAGAGGTTTCCGTTATTTAA
- the metG gene encoding methionine--tRNA ligase: MNSSSSHRKILVTSALPYANGPIHLGHVLEGIQTDIWVRFQKAIGNECYFFCADDTHGTPVMLAARKEGITPEQLIERVGQEHYRDLTSFGIEYDHYDSTHSKANQEISKDIYLKLKSKGHISRRSIEQSYCETDKMFLPDRFIKGTCPNCKSKDQYGDNCEVCGATYNPKDLIDSHCSLCGTSPVAKNSDHIFFKLGDFHKKAEKSTSSETITHLKTDFDLQSWIETSGVVSESEGVKKKLKEWFDAGLQDWDISRDGPYFGFEIPGETNKYFYVWLDAPVGYMASSKNFFEKNFPNEPDKFDSFWKDKNSEIVHFIGKDILYFHTLFWPAMLEGSDYRAPSKVHVHGFIGVNGEKMSKSRGTFIKAETFIKHLDPEHLRFYLAAKLGPGMDDIDLSFEDFVNKINSDLVGNLINSVSRVSTTILDVLDRKLGVVSKEGIALIEEILYQTVKSGPGEESIQNIIKYAYEQRNYAKVLREITRLGDRVNRYVNDNAPWKLIKENPEKAREVVTVTLNASRFLAIYLYPVVPKISEQIYKLLNLQGSPSFKDLDKNRILENIKVLPYEMISKRVDEKAIKVMLEENKQSEHSKKVETSGNPVQEERLEISIDDLSKVELRVGQIVEAGPVDGADKLVNVKVDLGELGIKNVFAGIKVAYQPENLKGLKVVVVANLKPRKMKFGISEAMLLASGEGESLSLFIPHKDAKPGDRLK, from the coding sequence GTGAACTCTTCTTCGTCTCATAGAAAGATACTAGTTACTTCAGCTCTTCCTTATGCGAACGGTCCGATTCATTTAGGCCATGTATTAGAAGGAATTCAAACAGACATTTGGGTTCGATTTCAAAAGGCAATTGGAAACGAATGTTATTTTTTTTGTGCAGACGACACGCACGGAACCCCTGTAATGTTAGCGGCGCGTAAAGAAGGAATCACTCCCGAACAACTTATCGAAAGAGTAGGACAAGAACATTATAGAGATTTAACTTCTTTCGGAATTGAATATGATCATTATGATTCCACACATTCTAAAGCGAATCAAGAAATTTCCAAAGATATTTATCTGAAACTAAAATCGAAAGGTCATATTTCAAGAAGAAGTATAGAACAGTCCTACTGCGAAACAGATAAAATGTTTCTTCCAGATCGTTTTATCAAAGGCACTTGCCCCAATTGTAAATCCAAAGATCAATACGGAGATAATTGCGAAGTTTGTGGCGCCACTTATAACCCTAAAGATCTGATCGATTCTCACTGTTCTTTATGCGGAACTTCTCCGGTGGCTAAGAACTCAGATCATATATTTTTTAAATTGGGAGATTTCCATAAAAAAGCCGAAAAATCGACTTCATCAGAAACCATCACCCATTTAAAAACTGATTTCGATTTACAATCCTGGATTGAAACGAGTGGAGTCGTTTCCGAATCAGAAGGTGTTAAAAAGAAACTGAAAGAATGGTTTGATGCAGGACTACAAGACTGGGATATTTCCAGAGACGGTCCTTATTTTGGTTTTGAAATTCCAGGAGAAACGAATAAATATTTTTATGTTTGGTTAGACGCCCCCGTGGGTTATATGGCTTCTTCCAAAAACTTTTTTGAAAAGAATTTTCCAAACGAACCGGACAAGTTTGACTCTTTTTGGAAAGATAAAAACTCAGAGATCGTTCACTTTATCGGTAAGGATATATTATACTTTCATACTTTATTTTGGCCAGCTATGTTAGAAGGCAGCGACTATAGAGCCCCTTCTAAAGTTCACGTCCACGGTTTTATAGGTGTCAACGGAGAAAAAATGTCCAAATCCAGAGGGACGTTTATAAAAGCGGAAACGTTTATAAAACATCTAGACCCTGAACATCTTCGTTTTTATTTAGCCGCTAAATTAGGTCCGGGAATGGACGACATCGATCTTTCTTTTGAAGACTTTGTGAATAAAATAAATTCGGATCTTGTAGGAAACTTGATCAATTCAGTTTCCAGGGTTTCTACTACGATTTTAGACGTATTAGATAGAAAGTTAGGAGTTGTTTCCAAAGAGGGCATTGCCCTAATCGAGGAAATTCTATATCAAACCGTAAAATCCGGTCCCGGTGAGGAGTCGATTCAGAATATTATAAAATACGCATACGAACAGAGAAATTATGCTAAAGTTTTGAGAGAAATAACACGTCTTGGAGATAGGGTAAATCGTTATGTCAACGATAATGCTCCGTGGAAACTCATCAAAGAAAATCCGGAAAAAGCAAGAGAGGTCGTGACTGTAACCTTAAACGCGAGTCGTTTTCTTGCGATTTATCTTTATCCCGTAGTTCCTAAAATTTCAGAACAGATTTATAAATTACTGAATCTACAAGGTTCTCCTTCGTTTAAAGATTTAGACAAAAACAGAATATTAGAAAATATCAAAGTATTACCGTACGAAATGATTTCCAAACGAGTGGATGAAAAGGCGATCAAAGTTATGTTAGAAGAAAATAAACAATCGGAACATTCTAAAAAAGTAGAAACTTCCGGAAATCCAGTTCAAGAAGAACGACTTGAAATTTCTATAGACGATCTTTCTAAAGTAGAATTGAGAGTGGGTCAAATTGTGGAAGCCGGTCCGGTCGATGGCGCCGATAAACTCGTAAACGTAAAAGTGGATTTAGGTGAATTAGGAATCAAAAACGTTTTTGCGGGAATTAAAGTCGCTTATCAACCAGAAAATTTAAAAGGTCTAAAGGTTGTGGTCGTCGCCAATCTCAAACCTAGAAAGATGAAGTTCGGAATTTCCGAAGCGATGTTACTCGCTTCCGGCGAAGGCGAATCTTTGAGTTTATTTATACCTCACAAGGACGCTAAACCGGGAGACCGATTGAAATAA
- a CDS encoding helix-turn-helix domain-containing protein, whose product MQEVEYYSLAATLYFMIAAFGILKRNKQKNIGTSVLFFLMACVFWSFTATVFISENIFAKKLAQYFYAFFSMAIAFFFMNFVINTKKNNLPYVYSDFTTLRKLLLRSFASTAAIVVIWDLLDEFKIPNISEIVSLGILLFFVYLLFQTLILLYSSKNKDTLLKILPSISLLLVIKLTEVFRYFEGSKIMEPIHTFHYYFLILSPIILSECISMISSDIQKTQSKFLLDDSIKNEMDSQRDSIQEKRSLLEDLNIEKVETKLAELMQNEKVHLDEELRLPSLASEMGLSVHHLSAFLNEHMGMNFNTFINHHRVKEAKVMLLEEPDRSILSIGMAVGFSSSSAFHRAFLKETKKSPKAFREENLPNYKSKEDEMENLDPRYSHSI is encoded by the coding sequence GTGCAAGAAGTTGAATATTATTCTTTAGCGGCAACATTGTATTTTATGATTGCTGCATTTGGGATTTTGAAAAGAAACAAACAAAAAAATATCGGTACCTCGGTGTTGTTTTTTTTAATGGCCTGCGTTTTTTGGTCTTTTACGGCCACGGTTTTTATCTCGGAAAACATTTTCGCAAAGAAGTTAGCTCAATATTTTTACGCCTTTTTTTCGATGGCGATTGCTTTCTTTTTCATGAATTTCGTGATCAATACGAAAAAAAATAATTTACCGTATGTTTATTCCGATTTTACCACACTTCGAAAACTTCTTCTTCGCAGTTTTGCCTCCACCGCTGCGATCGTAGTCATTTGGGACTTACTTGATGAATTCAAAATTCCTAATATTTCTGAAATAGTTTCTCTGGGAATTCTCCTATTTTTCGTCTATCTTTTATTCCAAACCTTAATTCTTTTATATTCTTCTAAAAACAAGGATACCTTGTTAAAAATTCTTCCATCTATCAGCCTATTGCTCGTCATTAAACTTACGGAAGTATTTCGTTACTTCGAAGGTTCTAAAATCATGGAGCCGATTCATACATTCCATTATTATTTCTTAATCCTTTCTCCGATCATACTGAGTGAATGTATTTCGATGATCTCTTCAGATATTCAAAAAACCCAAAGCAAATTTCTGTTAGACGATTCCATAAAAAACGAAATGGATTCCCAAAGAGATTCCATTCAGGAAAAAAGATCTCTTTTAGAAGACCTTAATATTGAAAAAGTAGAAACTAAACTCGCAGAACTGATGCAGAATGAAAAGGTTCATCTAGATGAAGAACTTAGACTTCCTTCCCTAGCATCGGAAATGGGCCTCTCCGTACATCATCTTTCCGCTTTTTTAAATGAACATATGGGAATGAATTTTAATACCTTTATTAACCATCACCGGGTAAAGGAAGCAAAGGTTATGTTGTTAGAGGAACCGGATCGTTCTATTCTTTCCATAGGAATGGCCGTAGGTTTTAGTTCTTCTTCTGCATTCCACAGAGCATTTTTGAAAGAAACCAAAAAATCTCCGAAAGCCTTCAGAGAAGAGAACCTTCCCAATTATAAAAGTAAGGAAGATGAAATGGAAAATTTGGATCCTAGATATTCTCATTCGATCTAA
- a CDS encoding LIMLP_16025 family protein, which yields MENKKLNDIINVGIGAVQTSREIFDKLVDELNEGKEKIEARFDQLKTQGEKDMSDNALKLKVNLAWGLVRFEEIRDNILNHFIKK from the coding sequence ATGGAAAATAAAAAATTAAATGACATAATCAACGTAGGGATCGGAGCCGTTCAGACTTCTCGCGAGATTTTTGATAAACTCGTAGATGAATTGAATGAAGGCAAAGAGAAGATCGAAGCAAGATTTGATCAATTAAAAACACAGGGGGAAAAAGATATGAGTGATAACGCCCTGAAGTTAAAAGTCAATTTAGCTTGGGGGCTGGTTCGTTTCGAAGAGATTCGAGATAATATCCTCAACCATTTTATCAAAAAATAG